The genomic stretch taagtttggtgttgtgatgagcggataatttatatgctttttagcattatttttaggtagtttttagtaggatctagctactttttagtatatttttattagtttttaagcaaaattcacatttctagactttactatgattttgtgtgtgtttctgtgattttaggtattttttggctgaaattgagggacctgagcaaaaatctgattcagaggctgaaaaaaggactgctgatgctgttagattctgacctccctgcactcgaaatggatttttttggagctacagaaacccaaatggtgcgctctcaattgcgttggaaagtagacatctagggctttcctgcaatatataatagttcatactttgcccgagtttagatgacacaaactggcgttcaacgccagctttctgccctattctggcgttaaatgccagaaacaagttgcaagctagagtcaaacgccagaaacaagttacaaactggcgtttaactccaaagaaggcctatacacgtgaaagcttcaatgctcagcctaagcacacaccaagtgggcccggaagtggatttctgcatcatttacttatttttgtaaccctagtaattagtttagtataaatagaactttttactattgtattagacatctttggatgATCTTTTGGAATTTATCATCTTGAATGCTgggatcctttgatcatcttttgatctcttgatcacattttggTGAAGGAAAACTTGCTGCTAATTGGAAAAGGCCATATAAGATAAGTGAAATCCTAGGAAAAGGATTTTACAAAGTAACTGACTTGAGTCGTGCCGAGCTCCCAAGATTGTGGCATGCTTGCAACATGAGGAGGTAATATAGTTAGAAGCGAACTCCACTCCCTaatgtactctttttcccgacttcatgattttttcccaaaaaagggTTTTCTTGAAAcggttttaatgaggcatcaaaATGGAGGCTAAGGGTCAATAAGTGTTAAAATTCCCTTAGTAGCTAAGATCAAAAGTTACCTCCATCAAATAAAGAGTTTATTCTATCTCTTTATAATTCCATTGTTGCCATTATTGTTCTACGAAACGCACCAATTTAAGCTGGAAAAAATGTGAAAATCCCACGCCCGACCTAAGTGGTCGATAGGATAAAATGACGatgtacaagtcggtgtaaagaggttacgAAGACGATCATAATAACTCAGGAATATTATCACTAAACGACCTACTAGTCGGAAAACTCgagaaaaatcaaaatgcatCGCAAGAATAACCTAAGTCATGAAAACAATTCAATAAGCAAAAATTGAATATGTGAGGAATACAAAAGAGATAGGAAAAATCCCTCAAAGGCAAAGGCTGCCTCAAATCTTCGAAAAAACCTTACAGTAACTTAGACAAAAACAACCCGCCTAGtaaaaaagattttttcaacaggttttttcataaaaatctcACAAAAAATCACAACAAGGCACGCACATGCAAAAAATATTTCGTAAAAAGCCCTTATTCAAAAGGGGCAACCAACCAAGTAACATATTTTGTTAATGACCAAAAGGCCAAAAAAATCAGGAACCATCACAACAAAcatataaaaagataaattgttCAAAGGGAGCCCACAAGTCGGGCCCCAAATAGCTAAAATCAATAGGAAAAAGGATTGGAATTACCAAGAGGAAGGGAGCTTGGGTTTGCAACGGGGGAAGTTGGAGTAATGTCATTAGCAGCTGAAGTCGAAACCTCTAAAGAACTCGGCAGGGGCCCCTCTTGTTGCTCCTcacgaggaggagactcaacCATCCTTTTCCCGCGAGTCTTCATCTTGGAGTCCGTCTCAGGACGAGGAGGGGAGACAATAGCTCCATCAACAACGATCTTGTCGGGATGGAGAGGAGAAAGGTCTAAGTCAGGAGCGATAACTTCGACCTGTTCCTTGAACACCCTCCAAGCCTCCTCCGAGCTCTCCACAATCGAGTCCTCCAGCTCCTGATAAGCTTCCCGATTAGACTCCAACTGCCTTTGAAGATCAATATTTTTAGAGAAAACCCTGACATAGTTTTGCTTCGCCTTTTCCTTCAGACCCTCCGCCATGGCACACTGGCTGATTAGCTTCTTCTCCCTCTCCTAAAGCCGGGTCAGTTCCTCCTTCAGCCAGGCAACCTCCCCCCGAAGCTACTTCTCCTCTTCTTGTTAAAGGACAATCCTCCCCTGAAGCTCTTCCACAATTTTTTGAGAAGGCTCCAAAGTACTCCAGCAGTTCGAACACCCCCCCCCCACCGAACCAAAATTTAAAGACGATTTCGAAGGGAAGCATCATCCATAGCAATTTGGCTATGAGAAAAGATGTGCTTCCGAACGAATTTGGGACCATCAAAGTTGGCCTCTCCAGaagaagaagagccagactctgagGTCTTGCGTTTCTTTTTTTCAAGTTTGGAGGGAGGTCAGACTGGGGGGATAGGAGAAGGAAGAGGAGAAGCAATGGCAGTGGTTACCAAAACAGGGCGAGAGGAGGTTTCCAAATCATGAGAAGGAAGCGGAGGAACGCCAATAGCCCCGACTCTAGCTGCATTAGCTCAGGCGCGAGCCCTCCTCTTGGCCTCAAGGACTTTCTGGTAGGAAGCACTTTTGAGTCGCTCTTCACCATCTCCGAAAGGGAAAGACAAAAAGTGAATCAACTAACAAATCAGAAAatacaagtcgaaaattttcaGAAACAactacaaaaaagaaaaactacctAGTTCGATCCGCACAAAGCTTGGAGAACCCAAAAGAAATTTCTTTGTATCCAGATGGGGAGCCCTCCCCTAAGGCTCTCGAAAAAATCCCACAATGACCTCCTCAACCTCGTCCAAATCCTCCAGACCATACTTCTCATCAGGGGAGGCCTCCAATCAATAAAGAGAAAATTGGGGTTCATGGTTATCACTCAAGAAAAAAGGATGGTGGCCCTCTACGACCTGGACCCTAAGAAAAAAGTTTTTGAAGTCATGGAAGGATTTATCAAAGATTGAAAATACCTTCCGACCCtgaatggctcggaaggatacccactGTTGTTTATTAATCTGAGCGCTAAATGGTCTGGTCAGatggaaaagatagaaaaagatCTTTAAAGAAGTCGGAAAATCTATCTCTCGGCTAACAGCTGGTAAATTTTCATAAAACTCCAAGAGTTGGGGTGGAGCTGAGAAGGAGCAACTTGGCAGTGCGACAGTACCTCTATTTCAAAACCAGAAAAGGGGAAGGAATCCCCCAGGCGGTAAAAAGACAATcatatataaagaaaaagtCAGGGTCAAAATCAGCAACCCTCCCACAACAAACCTGGTCTTCAGAACCCGGGGCCACCAACTCGTATTTAGACTCATTGGCCTCTGAACTACAGATCCTATGGTGAATGCGAAGTTCGGTAAGGTAGTCAGTGTCTACTAAAAATTTCTCCTCAAGAACAGAATCATCTACCCATCTCGAAAGGATCTCAGTGACACGGGAAGACATTTTTTCTAACAACTAGGAGGAAGATATAAAAGCAATAAGacctacaaagaaaaataagaaaatcattaaaaaaacaGGGCTCCCAAAGTCTAAACGAATCCTTTCCCAAAAGCAAAGCAAGAAAAAAGAATCACCAGattacaacaacaacaaatgCCAACGCCTCACAGTGCAAACAAAgaagtagtaggaaagcaggaaAAAGCACCTCAAAACACACAAAGCCCAGAGATAAAGTGTCACACAAATGataaaagaagatgaagaaaaggctAACCTTTCTCTGTAGACTTGAGAATAAGTAGTCACAGCAACGACGAAGCACCCAAAGAGGAAGGCTAAAGGAAAATTCTTTTGAATGAGCGAGAAGTGCAAGCAAAGAACTTCGAAGACGAAAGAAAACAGAGGAAAGAGATGGAAAAGTATTTATAACACACTAGGGGCACAATAGTAAAACGATGCAGTCATTAAAGAAATGCGCCGTTACCAATGTAACTGCCCCTACGTGTAAATGCGAAACCCCAAACGGATGCGACGTTTGATTAGACGCGACGGTTGAGAAGCCTAGAATCACGTCGATTTCAAACTaaaaatcacgtcggttccGACTTGAACAACCCCGAGTTCAATTAGTACTCGAATCCGACTCATAATAAAAGAGATCAgactcaagtaggggcactgttcataccttgCCCCACACTATGGCCCAGATCCAAATAAGCCAaaaaggcccaatccaaagaTTGGCCTTCACTACCCACCCGACCTCGtctaaagaagtcgggctcGACATAGGCTCCTCCCCAAAGAGGTCGGGCTAGACATAAGCTGGCAGATAACACtcattcaaataagtaactgcccctaaaatttCTTAGCCCAATTTCAGAAGCAATATCCCAACCACCCTAAGATAAAAGGGCGGTTATCTACATTCAGAAGTGggactactccaacggtggttattggatcactactataaatacagtgacacccctcaggtatcacTAAGTTCCAATATATTCTAAACCTGCTTAACCCCTTGCTGACTTAGgtatcggagtgtctttgccaAACATAAACCAAGTCAGAGACCACCTTCTACTGACGTTTGGACCAATCTTTCAAGTCCAATCTACCTATCTCAAGTTACTCACGTAACAACTATGTATAGAAGAAAATATTCCAGGATGCACTTACCAATTATCAAACTTCTTCATAGCAGGAAGACATCAAGAAGGTACCAAGGTAATAATCCATTCCTTGTCTTTTGGGTAcattaaagaaaatacaaaaaaaaaaaaaacaaatacaaCAACAGATATGAAATGCAATTGAATAGAATTTTATGGATTAATTgccaaattcaaatttttcttcCACTAGTTGCCATTTTCACTTTGCCCTCCCTTAACAGCATGCTGCAACAATTAACAAAGATAGAATCAGTCTCACATAGTCATAATCTAAGAGAGTCAGATACAATTTAGATAAATAACTTAATTaggaaattttttataaaaaaaaaacttaaaatataaaaacttatattaaaaataatttataaataaattattgtatttggatttttagtcacaaaagtatttattttaaaaaagtgaTAGACAACTTTTAGATGAGAAGAAATcacttttttaatttcttcataaacattataaataactttttcaaaaagttacaaattaattttaaaaattatatcaaacaTTAATACGGTGAATTTTCATAATTCAAACGTTAAAATGTAACTTTTGGACCTTGTCTCAGTACAAGACAAAAGCAAGTTAAATAACAAAGTATATAAACATAGTATCTATTTCTATTCAATATTCATCACCTGAAAGCATGACAAGGCATATTGCACATCACTTGCTGAAATTTGGTGGTGGAGGACAATCCTAATTCTGAAACAAAACGCAAACACTGTCATTAGCTTCTTGCCCTATCAAATAAAAATACTCTCCATATAGTGTGGAATAGATGATATGGATATCTTTGTTTATTTCTCATAAACAATAATTATGTGGGAGTAGCAAGACAAATGAAGGAGTACCATGGTATAATATAAGCTATTCTTGGGAGAATTCAATGTAAGTTCATCCGTTAATCTAATTTGATAAGGAAAATACAATATGTATATTGTCAAAcatgaaaatatattttaacatCTCATTGAACTCTTACCCGGTGCACAAGCGTCCCGCGTTTAACGCAGGGTCTGGTTGCGGCCCTTTCCCGGACCCTGCGTTAAACGCGGGACGCTTGTGCACCGGGTTGCCCTTTTTATTGAACTCTTAAGCTTAGGGAAAATGCAGCCCCTGCTTTTTAGTATTAATGCCAAGCCAGAATTCGTTAACATATGAAGTACTATCATATCAGATGTATTCAACGATAACAcgttgaaaattttgaaaaaatgagAGAAGATCTGCGCCATGGTTTCTAACTTCACACATTTGGACACAAATAAAGAGGTATTAATTAAGAAATATACAAATCAAAACAGTATTATTTGAAGTTAACAATTATTTCGATTATTTATAACAGACTGAATGTTGTTGAAGGAAGAATTAAACCTTGATGGGCCAGCATCCATCACAAGGATACCACGTTCTTCCAAGTTCTTGACTATCTTTCCTGCTGATATGTGCAAACCCTCTTCAATTTCAACATACACCTAGCCTCACGAAAGAAAAGAGTTAGTTGTTCAGATAAAGATATATAAAGAAGACAAGTGTTATATCGCGACAAAACCTATGTGCAATGACGCTGTGATATAGAAAGATGAAATTGAAATAATGGTCCAAAACTGGCACAAACAGAGCAGTTTCGGTATCCTAACAAAGATACTTTACACTAGATAGTAATACTCACAATATTAGTCTCCACTGGATCCACTCTCAGTCCTTTCATTTCGTTTAATCCATCTGAAATGAAGAGGAAGTTATAGCTTTCTTGGGATCACTTGATGtggaaataattaaaatttgtatgATAATATTTACCAGCTAAAAGTCTAGCTTTCTTGTGATCACTTTCCAGCTTTCCAACATTTTCTTGCAAGGCAACAAGTGCTGCGGCGGCGATGACACCGACCTGCCTCATTCCACCACCTAAGGTTTTCCGCAGCCGTCTAGcctgaaaaaaaagaaagaaaaacactTCAAGTTCAAACCGTTTCAGAAACAATATAGCATATATATTAAATCCTTCTTTCAATCCAaaactataagaaaaaaatgaaatgaattGAATTACCTTGGCAATGAAGCTCTTTGATCCAACAATAACAGATCCAACCGGTGCACCTATACCTTTGGATAGGCAAACCTAATGTTTTCAAAGGAATCATAGGTTGGTTAcggttattaaatttttattaatatggtATAGAAATAACATAGTATAATTTTGATTTGAAATTAGTGGTCAGTCCTGTGAAACTTTCTTGAATAAGGTAGATGAAAATGTGCAGTTCAAATAGCCATACTGAATCCTATGtggaaaaaggaaaaggaaaaagaaaatcacACCGAAACGGAATCAGCTGCTCGGACAAGCCTATCCACAGGAACCCCAAGTGCCTGAAAAaccaaaattttttgttaagaaaTTCAATGTTTGTTGGTACCCAGTATACAGTAGCAGCTATGAGGAACAAGGAACAAAAAATTACAGGACAGGACCTACAAAGCTCTCAACTAGATACATTGTAAAAGGCATCATATTGTTCTCAAAACTCAGACCAACACTAAGAAAAAGTGTTAAACAAGAGAATCAAGTTACTCAATCATGCAAAAAAGTGTTAAACAAGATCATTTTCTAATCAAGATCTATGTATACAGTAATTTATTAAGCTTATAAAGTAACAAACCATGAACAGAATACCAATTTACTTACAACTGAAGAGTTAAAAATACGCGCCCCATCAATGTGAAGCTTCAGATCATGCTTCTTAGCAAGCTCTCCAACTTGATCTGTATATTCAGCTGAAAGACATTTGCCACCAGAGCTACATTCGGGAAAGATATTAGTCACAATTCTTTTGTAAATTTCAATCAATTTAGAAATGGAATGGATTTTCATAAACCAAAAGACATTTCTGCAAACTGCATAAGCACACTATCATTCTAATGTCTTGTAAAAATTGCAAACACTAAACAGGGCAATAAAATAAATCTTCTAATAATCAATTAAGGCTACACAGAAAGACAGCAGTTCTTCCCACAAGGATCAAAATATacctaaaaaaaaagaaagttacAATTATTTGCAAACAAAGATCTGTGACGCAGTGATATATGATATTTGAACACTCAAAGCTCGAGTTTCCAATGGAGACCTAACCTAATCCAATGGTgaaaaataagaatttgaacATTAGAGTCGGGCCTACACTGAAATTCAAGGGTAATAAAGTAGGCGTCGGGACAGAATACGAGAATTTAAGTGTTCAAAATTATTTGGTCTTATGCAATTAACATCATAAATAAGTAACTTTTTCTTCCTGATTTGCTGCATGCAGCAAAAATAAGTATTGATGTAGAAAATCTAATCTGTTGTGGTATTAAGATCACTCTCACGGTGAACAAGGAACACaccaacaacaaagccttgtcccattAAGTAAACATTGATCAGAAACTTTTAACAAAAAATGTGAAAAAGGGTTGCTTACTTGGCGTGAGTATTTTCCAAGCAAATAAGCCGAGTGGTTGGATACACTATCTCTCCCCTTGGATCCCTTATAGCAGCCTCAATCAAATCAAGGTCCATGGTTCCGTCACTATTATTCTTCACCGTCCTCGGATGCACTCCACCAATGGTTGAAATCCCTCCATTCTCATAGATAAAGATATGGCAATTGTCCCCAAGAATTACCTCACTTCCCCTAATATCGCAATGTGTGAGCACAGATATGAGGTTCCCCATTGTCCCTGATGGCACAAAAAGAGCTGCTTCCTTTCCCATTCTCTTCGCCATCTCGGTTTCTAAGCGGAATGCGGTAGGGTCGTAGCCGAGCACATCGTCGTCGACTTCAGCAGTGGCCATGGCAGCTCTCATTGCTTCAGTTGGCTTTGTCACTGTGTCTGATCTAAGGTCCACTGTTCTGGTTACCATTTTCTCTGCAACTGAAAAACAAtctaaaaacttaaaaaatatctttatgaAGAAAAAATGGCCAATCTCAATAGCAATAACGGTGTTGCATAGTGGTAGAAAGTAGAAACACACTATAACCAACTTGGGCTGGTCAAGCAATCAGCTCATTCGTCTGCTTATACAAGTGTCGAATGTTGGCCTTAGATACTCAACTCTAATTACATTCGGAAAGAGATTTGTGCCATTCCTTCATTATAGGGAGGGCCATGCACATGGAAACCAAGAAAATTCTCAATTTCGCACCAATttccaaaaaagaaaaacaaaacaaagtcATCATATTAAAACTGTAAAGTCATTCATGCTTACAGGGACATTTCTCCGCCACCATTGTTGGATTGGTTTagaattcaaaaaattaaagaaaataacaaGTTGCAGACGCACACACATTTTCCATGTATCAGTAGTACTAGTAGTCTCCGAAACACAcgttttcatttaaaaaaaaataataataattaaaaagaaacttGGTGAAAATTCCCAAGAATTTAGGTGCTGAATTGAACAATTCTACAAAGAAAAAACGAGGAAAAAAAGCATCAAATCTTTCCCGAAAAAATATGAGGTATGGTGTGATCTTTGAAACAGTCTCAATGAAATTCAAgctgaaaatgaaaaaaaattaaaacaaaattatgtataacagcaaaaaaaaaaaaaaaaaaaaaaaaaaaaagagaaagagagagaaggaaagaaagaaaaaattacGTGATCGAGTCCTTCTCTGAATCGAAATAATTTGCTTTCTTCCCTATCAACAGCAACAAAATTCAAGAAATCATTAGAAGCTGCAAATTCTCACATAACACTGACATAAATATAACAGTAACGGATATGATGattattaattacaatttacAACCTTATGTATTAATTAAACCAATCAGTACCTAAGGTTTAAAAAgaatcagaaaaaaaaaaactatgatACTCGAGTACTTGCAGGGAATATTGGTACAAAAAATGTGATGAATCATGCAATGAAACAACACATCAAATATATAGCCCGTGAAATACTGTGACAAAAACGTTGGTTTTTAGAACCTTTTGTAGTATAGTTTGAATATTCAGCAGCTTTTTATGGTAATAATTTTGACATGAAATaagggaagaaagaaagaaaaaaagagagtaaAGTTGACAATGGTGTTTGTTTTTTTGTGATCATGTAAGTAACCGTAGTGTGGTTGAGATAGGAACAGCGAGGTCGCGTCACGATGACTCACCAAAATATGTCAAGAGCTTTCAAATGAGGTGCCGAAGATACGGCTGATGCTAATGagttcaaataaaaaaaataaaaaaataaaaatttggtgctatttaaaaattaatttattattaataattaaaaaaattttaaattttaaatttttaattctaaaattctaaatttgaatcattaatataaattataataaataaagaacaaaaatttatttaattaataaaaaatataaaactctTTATTTAATAAGGAGAACGTTAATGATCTTAAAATTacttaaacaaaaatttaaaaaatactgtTTACTTTgttgtaaaattatttattattctggtaattaattattttattacaaaatatataagataatatgtataaatatatttaaatatataataattcatttaattattaatttttgatatTCAAAGAGATTCTTCTTTAGTATAATGTATGTAATTTTAATATGAGTATATAAATGTTTTTAACACAAATATATagtaattcaaataaaaaattatattttcatctaaaataaacaaaatttttaacaCATAATAATACAAATACGTTTATGCATAAACTAAATAGACTTTTCAACACAAAAACTAAAATATGCTATTTTTATACGCATAATACATTGCAAATATATagtaattcaaataaaaaattatattttcatctaaaataaacaaaatttttaacaCATAATAATACAAATACGTTTATGCATAAACTAAAATAGACTTTTCAACACAAAAACTAAAATATGCATATTTTTATACGCATAATACACATTGAAAAGATATATTGGATACTTGCTATATGTTTTGGTATTGTATAAATTATTGATTACATAAAGTATGTCTGAGAAGGTCATATGTCATTCTAAAATTACttacaaaagaataagaatataAGGTTATTCATTAGAGGTCATGTTACGGACAAGAATAATGTTCACACTATTACATAGATTCATCAAAATTTTATGATCAAATAAACCAATTATTTTGACTCTAGGGGATATTTTTCTATTGTTAACATATCTTTCGTGAATAATTTTGGTGCTTtacttttttcactttttttcaGAAAACCTAAATTGTTGGGTTTGAGTTTTGTTTACGGGACCAAAATACAGAGAGAATTAAATACTATGtttcttttttatgttttcataataaaaaagattCTGTATTTATTATCTCATGATAGTATTTTAACACCTTATAGAGACAAATAACGATAAAAGAAATTATTGCGTGTATATTAGGTAATGTTTGGTAATAAATACCGCGACTGACACCGGAGAACTAGAACCCAGTATTATGTTCAATGATTAGAAACTAAAactataattttagtttttataccTAAAATTTCAGTCTCTTCAATACTTCCAAAAAATGAAAACACATAAGACTAAAATATTttagacaaaaattaaaattttgataagatttttttttttcgaaaacaccCTCATTTAACCTTTCAAATTCTAATTCTACCCTTTCACAATCACCATCCTCTTCTCCTCCAACCATCACTGCTCCCATGTTCTTCAGCCACCATCATCTCCCTCTTCGGGAATCAATACAGCAGaagcaaaaataaatataacacAACACAACAGAGAAGAATAACGAAATAGAAGTGACAGAAAAAATAATGAGCTTCCCACCATCACCAACGATGACGAATAGCAAATTtcggagagagagagagagagagagagagagagagagagagagagagagagagagagagagagagagagtactagaaaactagttattacagacggatatttcTGACAGATTTTATCCCACGAAAATACAGACAGAATTTGCGAGGGATTTTTTGTCggaaacaaaaaaatgaattagcataaaCTACAGACAGAAAAAAGAATCCATCGATAATTCTGTTggaaaaatgaaattttttttgtaggAAATGATTACCGACAGAAAATTCAtttgtaatttaaaatattctatCGGAAAAGTTGAAATAAGGGTTTTGCTTTAAGCCTGTCTCCTCATTTCACATGATGCCTATCCGCGCCTCCACACCCCTCTCTTCCAAATGCTCCATCGGCAGCACCTCTCCGCCTTGCACCGCCGTCGCACTGAACTTTCGTTACACCGAATCTCCGTCACACCCCCTCCCAGCTCTTCTTCGTGTGTTGCTCGCGTCGCTTCGTATTGAACCTTAATGTGCAGAAATTGCAAAAATCGCTCCATTTTGATCTCGCCTCAGTTGTGCAGGTAACCCTAATCTTTTCCACGCCTTTATCACTCTTCCTATTCGCTGCTACACTGACGCCAGCCTCTCTTCCTATTCGCCATTTTTCTTCGAGCATTTCTGCATCTCGTCTGATTCACCGTCTCTCCTCGAACATTGTAGCACGTTGCCGTCATTTTAGTCTTGGAATGGTTTCTGTGGTTCATTTCTTATTGTTTTTGCTGTCCTCTTACGCACACATAgctattttgttttatttttcttttgctttgtttctttctttctttctccttCGTTTTTCTTCTCACACTTCTAGATCTGCTACCACTCATAGAATTTCTTGTTTTAGAATATCGAAAATCTATCCTCAGATAATCTACCACTCCTTAAATTGGTATTTTGTTCTCTGACCAAATGGATCTGTTTGGTGTTAATATCTGTTTTGGTCAAACTCTCATGATGCTTGTGAgatggattttattttattttgttttgtttttgttttttgattttGTTACTTGTCTTAATTAGTTGAGTTGATGGAGTATGATTTGGTGAATTATGTTGTGCATGGTTCAATGCTTGATGTTTGGTGGCAACATCAATCTTTTTTTGAACTGTAGAGTATTGAAATGGGAACCtgatgaataataataaaaaaaacaattgAATGTGTGTTAATTTCAGGGAAGAAGCTGAATTCGGTTACTTAACCATTATGTTGGGTTTGTGTTGGATGACCTTTTTGCTTGGTTCACCTTCTTTAGAGAAAACTACTCTTTTACTTGCATTGGCTACAAATTGGACCCTGAGTTGAGGGTATATTTTTCACTCCTatcatatatattattcaaATATCATGCCATGACTCATGATACTACTACATATTATGTTGATCATACAATTCACTATTTGGCTTGATGTGAAAGAAATAGGTGGAAGGAAAAGTTACATACAATGGATACAAGACTAAAGAGTTTGTACCAAGAAAGACTTAAGCATACATCAGCCAAAATGATGTACATTTAGGGGAAATGACTGTCAAAGAAACTTTTGATTTCTCATCTAGATGCCAGGGTATCAGAACTCGATATGGTAACTCGAATCAACTTATCTTAAATCTTGGTTTAATGTTTGTATAGATCAGGATCAATGTGCTCATAATTTTGGCTTTCTTTCTCTAATAATGTTATTACATAGTATAGAGTACAATGTAAGTGTAAAGAAGTTGCATATATAAAGGGTAGGGGTGAGTCATTAATTATTGACTAGTGTCTAGTGGAATGTCACTGTTTTAACTTTAGAATACTATATACTATACTATTCTAATTAAGATGCTTTCAGTggctattatatatatta from Arachis stenosperma cultivar V10309 chromosome 9, arast.V10309.gnm1.PFL2, whole genome shotgun sequence encodes the following:
- the LOC130951317 gene encoding low-specificity L-threonine aldolase 1-like → MVTRTVDLRSDTVTKPTEAMRAAMATAEVDDDVLGYDPTAFRLETEMAKRMGKEAALFVPSGTMGNLISVLTHCDIRGSEVILGDNCHIFIYENGGISTIGGVHPRTVKNNSDGTMDLDLIEAAIRDPRGEIVYPTTRLICLENTHANSGGKCLSAEYTDQVGELAKKHDLKLHIDGARIFNSSVALGVPVDRLVRAADSVSVCLSKGIGAPVGSVIVGSKSFIAKARRLRKTLGGGMRQVGVIAAAALVALQENVGKLESDHKKARLLADGLNEMKGLRVDPVETNIVYVEIEEGLHISAGKIVKNLEERGILVMDAGPSRIRIVLHHQISASDVQYALSCFQHAVKGGQSENGN